CGGGGACGCTCGCCCTCCCGACGGGTCCGTTTTGGGCTCGCGAGGACGCTCGCCCTCCCGACGGGTCTTTTGGGCTCGCGGGGACGCTCGCCCTCCCGAGAGCCCGATTGCCAGGCGGGAGCCGGGCGTTCCGGGGGCACTCCCTAATCAACTGTCCTCGTCCGTAGTCTCATCCTTAAACCCTTTCTTTCGACGCTGGCGGACGGCCTCTTGAAGCACGTACTCGATCTGACCGTTGATGCTGCGGAACTCGTCCTGAGCCCAGGCAGAAAGTTCCGCCCATAACTGAGGACTGATCCGCAGCAGCAACTGTTTGCGTTCGGCCATTGTTCAATGGTGCAGCGTGCCTGCGTTCAACACCGGCTGGGCGGCCTGTTCGCTGCACAGCACCACCATCAGGTTCGTAACCATCGCGGCCTTGCGCTCCTCGTCCAGATGCACGGTGCCGGTTTCGGTCAGGCGCTGAAGCGCCATCTCGACCATGCCGACCGCGCCGTCCACTATTCGCTGTCGCGCCGCAATAACGGCCGCAGCCTGCTGTCGGCGCAGCATCGCGCCTGCGATCTCGGGCGCATAGGCCAGATAGGTTATTCGTGCCTCGAGCACCTTTAGCCCCGCCAGATTGAAACTTTCTTGAATCTCCTCTTTCAGATGT
The window above is part of the Armatimonadota bacterium genome. Proteins encoded here:
- a CDS encoding Arc family DNA binding domain-containing protein; protein product: MAERKQLLLRISPQLWAELSAWAQDEFRSINGQIEYVLQEAVRQRRKKGFKDETTDEDS